In Scophthalmus maximus strain ysfricsl-2021 chromosome 16, ASM2237912v1, whole genome shotgun sequence, the following proteins share a genomic window:
- the LOC118287874 gene encoding CDP-diacylglycerol--glycerol-3-phosphate 3-phosphatidyltransferase, mitochondrial isoform X1 — translation MAAPMSWRRLVHSVYSPAIAGVFTRISDRLFRARDRRGGSSVLLLAPLLAEADPAPRCVTRPAGSAGDQGSADGLCSRFRWMAEHVPAFRVPGTHIHILTSPDQFYQAMKARIKTAKRRVVMASLYLGTGQLEQELVRNLVDCIEDALQHSQDHSHSPDLKVSILLDYTRGSRGQINSRTMLLPLLQRFTSQMRVSLYHTPDLRGLLRLLVPQRFNETIGVQHIKVYLFDDSIIISGANLSDSYFTNRQDRYVLLENCREVADFFYDLVEAVGDVSLQLQPDDTVNMLDGMVHPYKGNRQEFSAVARQRIMEVVSTAHTRQRLLNPSEDSEDDGGMSEGEEDTWVFPLVQMKPLGIQVDEQVTQRLLTDAGPDSTVFLTSGYFNLTQAYMRLVLGAGANYRILTASPEVNGFFGAKGVAGAIPAAYVHIARQFYNRVCQLGQQERVHLHEYHRNQWTFHAKGLWFYLQGQDRPCLTLIGSPNFGYRSVHRDLEAQIAIVTENEELQSQLQEEQEMLYQRSTEVSSATFERPDRHVRLWVKLVTPLIKNFF, via the exons ATGGCGGCTCCCATGTCCTGGAGGAGGCTGGTGCACTCCGTGTACTCACCGGCCATCGCCGGGGTGTTCACCCGCATATCTGACCGGCTCTTCCGCGCACGGGACAGACGAGGCGG ctcctctgtgctgctgctggccccCCTGCTGGCCGAAGCCGACCCGGCCCCGCGTTGCGTCACCAGGCCCGCCGGCTCAGCTGGAGATCAGGGCAGCGCCGACGGCCTCTGCTCGCGCTTCCGATGGATGGCGGAGCACGTACCCGCCTTCAGGGTGCCGGGAACCCACATCCACATTCTCACCTCACCCGACCAGTTCTACCAGGCCATGAAG GCACGAATCAAGACTGCGAAGAGGCGAGTGGTGATGGCCTCGCTGTATCTGGGAACAGgtcagctggagcaggagctggtgagaaacttg GTTGACTGTATCGAGGACGCTCTTCAACACTCACAGGACCACAGTCACTCTCCAGACCTGAAGGTCTCCATATTGCTCGACTACACTCGCGGATCACGAG GGCAGATTAACTCGAGGACCATGCTGCTGCCGTTGTTGCAGCGCTTTACCTCTCAGATGCGCGTGTCTCTGTACCACACTCCGGACCTGCGGgggctgctgcggctgctggtCCCGCAGCGCTTCAACGAGACCATCGGAGTCCAGCATATCAAGGTCTACCTGTTCGAcgacagcatcatcatcagcgg GGCCAACCTGAGCGACTCCTACTTCACAAACCGACAGGACCGCTACGTGCTGCTAGAGAACTGCCGGGAGGTTGCCGACTTCTTCTACGACCTGGTGGAGGCAGTGGGAGACGtctccctgcagctgcagcccgACGACACGGTCAACATGCTGGACGGCATGGTGCACCCGTACAAAG GCAACAGACAGGAATTCTCGGCGGTGGCGAGGCAGCGGATCATGGAGGTCGTGAGCACGGCTCACACCAGGCAGCGTCTTCTGAACCCGTCAGAGGACTCGGAGGACGATGGGGGAAtgagtgagggggaggaggacactTGGGTCTTCCCTCTGGTCCAGATGAAGCCTCTGGGCATCCAGGTGGACGAGCAGGTCACACAG CGTTTGCTGACGGACGCCGGGCCGGACTCCACCGTGTTCCTGACGTCGGGTTACTTCAACCTGACGCAGGCGTACATGCGGCTGGTGCTTGGCGCCGGCGCCAACTACCGCATCCTCACCGCCTCGCCGGAGGTCAACGGCTTCTTCGGCGCCAAGGGCGTCGCCGGCGCAATTCCTGCGGCGTACGTCCACATCGCCCGGCAGTTCTACAACCGGGTGTGCCAGCTGGGCCAGCAGGAGAGGGTGCACCTGCACGAGTACCACAGGAACCAGTGGACCTTCCACGCCAAAG GTCTGTGGTTTTACCTCCAGGGGCAGGATCGGCCATGCCTCACGCTAATTGGCTCCCCTAATTTTGGTTACCGCTCGGTTCACCGTGACCTGGAGGCCCAGATCGCCATAGTAACGGAGAACGAGGAGCTGCAGAGCCAGCTGCAGGAG GAGCAGGAGATGTTGTACCAGCGCTCCACCGAGGTGTCCAGCGCCACGTTCGAGCGGCCGGACCGCCACGTCAGGCTGTGGGTGAAACTGGTCACGCCCCTCATCAAGAATTTCTTCTGA
- the LOC118287874 gene encoding CDP-diacylglycerol--glycerol-3-phosphate 3-phosphatidyltransferase, mitochondrial isoform X2: protein MAAPMSWRRLVHSVYSPAIAGVFTRISDRLFRARDRRGGSSVLLLAPLLAEADPAPRCVTRPAGSAGDQGSADGLCSRFRWMAEHVPAFRVPGTHIHILTSPDQFYQAMKARIKTAKRRVVMASLYLGTGQLEQELVDCIEDALQHSQDHSHSPDLKVSILLDYTRGSRGQINSRTMLLPLLQRFTSQMRVSLYHTPDLRGLLRLLVPQRFNETIGVQHIKVYLFDDSIIISGANLSDSYFTNRQDRYVLLENCREVADFFYDLVEAVGDVSLQLQPDDTVNMLDGMVHPYKGNRQEFSAVARQRIMEVVSTAHTRQRLLNPSEDSEDDGGMSEGEEDTWVFPLVQMKPLGIQVDEQVTQRLLTDAGPDSTVFLTSGYFNLTQAYMRLVLGAGANYRILTASPEVNGFFGAKGVAGAIPAAYVHIARQFYNRVCQLGQQERVHLHEYHRNQWTFHAKGLWFYLQGQDRPCLTLIGSPNFGYRSVHRDLEAQIAIVTENEELQSQLQEEQEMLYQRSTEVSSATFERPDRHVRLWVKLVTPLIKNFF from the exons ATGGCGGCTCCCATGTCCTGGAGGAGGCTGGTGCACTCCGTGTACTCACCGGCCATCGCCGGGGTGTTCACCCGCATATCTGACCGGCTCTTCCGCGCACGGGACAGACGAGGCGG ctcctctgtgctgctgctggccccCCTGCTGGCCGAAGCCGACCCGGCCCCGCGTTGCGTCACCAGGCCCGCCGGCTCAGCTGGAGATCAGGGCAGCGCCGACGGCCTCTGCTCGCGCTTCCGATGGATGGCGGAGCACGTACCCGCCTTCAGGGTGCCGGGAACCCACATCCACATTCTCACCTCACCCGACCAGTTCTACCAGGCCATGAAG GCACGAATCAAGACTGCGAAGAGGCGAGTGGTGATGGCCTCGCTGTATCTGGGAACAGgtcagctggagcaggagctg GTTGACTGTATCGAGGACGCTCTTCAACACTCACAGGACCACAGTCACTCTCCAGACCTGAAGGTCTCCATATTGCTCGACTACACTCGCGGATCACGAG GGCAGATTAACTCGAGGACCATGCTGCTGCCGTTGTTGCAGCGCTTTACCTCTCAGATGCGCGTGTCTCTGTACCACACTCCGGACCTGCGGgggctgctgcggctgctggtCCCGCAGCGCTTCAACGAGACCATCGGAGTCCAGCATATCAAGGTCTACCTGTTCGAcgacagcatcatcatcagcgg GGCCAACCTGAGCGACTCCTACTTCACAAACCGACAGGACCGCTACGTGCTGCTAGAGAACTGCCGGGAGGTTGCCGACTTCTTCTACGACCTGGTGGAGGCAGTGGGAGACGtctccctgcagctgcagcccgACGACACGGTCAACATGCTGGACGGCATGGTGCACCCGTACAAAG GCAACAGACAGGAATTCTCGGCGGTGGCGAGGCAGCGGATCATGGAGGTCGTGAGCACGGCTCACACCAGGCAGCGTCTTCTGAACCCGTCAGAGGACTCGGAGGACGATGGGGGAAtgagtgagggggaggaggacactTGGGTCTTCCCTCTGGTCCAGATGAAGCCTCTGGGCATCCAGGTGGACGAGCAGGTCACACAG CGTTTGCTGACGGACGCCGGGCCGGACTCCACCGTGTTCCTGACGTCGGGTTACTTCAACCTGACGCAGGCGTACATGCGGCTGGTGCTTGGCGCCGGCGCCAACTACCGCATCCTCACCGCCTCGCCGGAGGTCAACGGCTTCTTCGGCGCCAAGGGCGTCGCCGGCGCAATTCCTGCGGCGTACGTCCACATCGCCCGGCAGTTCTACAACCGGGTGTGCCAGCTGGGCCAGCAGGAGAGGGTGCACCTGCACGAGTACCACAGGAACCAGTGGACCTTCCACGCCAAAG GTCTGTGGTTTTACCTCCAGGGGCAGGATCGGCCATGCCTCACGCTAATTGGCTCCCCTAATTTTGGTTACCGCTCGGTTCACCGTGACCTGGAGGCCCAGATCGCCATAGTAACGGAGAACGAGGAGCTGCAGAGCCAGCTGCAGGAG GAGCAGGAGATGTTGTACCAGCGCTCCACCGAGGTGTCCAGCGCCACGTTCGAGCGGCCGGACCGCCACGTCAGGCTGTGGGTGAAACTGGTCACGCCCCTCATCAAGAATTTCTTCTGA
- the LOC118287874 gene encoding CDP-diacylglycerol--glycerol-3-phosphate 3-phosphatidyltransferase, mitochondrial isoform X3, with amino-acid sequence MAEHVPAFRVPGTHIHILTSPDQFYQAMKARIKTAKRRVVMASLYLGTGQLEQELVRNLVDCIEDALQHSQDHSHSPDLKVSILLDYTRGSRGQINSRTMLLPLLQRFTSQMRVSLYHTPDLRGLLRLLVPQRFNETIGVQHIKVYLFDDSIIISGANLSDSYFTNRQDRYVLLENCREVADFFYDLVEAVGDVSLQLQPDDTVNMLDGMVHPYKGNRQEFSAVARQRIMEVVSTAHTRQRLLNPSEDSEDDGGMSEGEEDTWVFPLVQMKPLGIQVDEQVTQRLLTDAGPDSTVFLTSGYFNLTQAYMRLVLGAGANYRILTASPEVNGFFGAKGVAGAIPAAYVHIARQFYNRVCQLGQQERVHLHEYHRNQWTFHAKGLWFYLQGQDRPCLTLIGSPNFGYRSVHRDLEAQIAIVTENEELQSQLQEEQEMLYQRSTEVSSATFERPDRHVRLWVKLVTPLIKNFF; translated from the exons ATGGCGGAGCACGTACCCGCCTTCAGGGTGCCGGGAACCCACATCCACATTCTCACCTCACCCGACCAGTTCTACCAGGCCATGAAG GCACGAATCAAGACTGCGAAGAGGCGAGTGGTGATGGCCTCGCTGTATCTGGGAACAGgtcagctggagcaggagctggtgagaaacttg GTTGACTGTATCGAGGACGCTCTTCAACACTCACAGGACCACAGTCACTCTCCAGACCTGAAGGTCTCCATATTGCTCGACTACACTCGCGGATCACGAG GGCAGATTAACTCGAGGACCATGCTGCTGCCGTTGTTGCAGCGCTTTACCTCTCAGATGCGCGTGTCTCTGTACCACACTCCGGACCTGCGGgggctgctgcggctgctggtCCCGCAGCGCTTCAACGAGACCATCGGAGTCCAGCATATCAAGGTCTACCTGTTCGAcgacagcatcatcatcagcgg GGCCAACCTGAGCGACTCCTACTTCACAAACCGACAGGACCGCTACGTGCTGCTAGAGAACTGCCGGGAGGTTGCCGACTTCTTCTACGACCTGGTGGAGGCAGTGGGAGACGtctccctgcagctgcagcccgACGACACGGTCAACATGCTGGACGGCATGGTGCACCCGTACAAAG GCAACAGACAGGAATTCTCGGCGGTGGCGAGGCAGCGGATCATGGAGGTCGTGAGCACGGCTCACACCAGGCAGCGTCTTCTGAACCCGTCAGAGGACTCGGAGGACGATGGGGGAAtgagtgagggggaggaggacactTGGGTCTTCCCTCTGGTCCAGATGAAGCCTCTGGGCATCCAGGTGGACGAGCAGGTCACACAG CGTTTGCTGACGGACGCCGGGCCGGACTCCACCGTGTTCCTGACGTCGGGTTACTTCAACCTGACGCAGGCGTACATGCGGCTGGTGCTTGGCGCCGGCGCCAACTACCGCATCCTCACCGCCTCGCCGGAGGTCAACGGCTTCTTCGGCGCCAAGGGCGTCGCCGGCGCAATTCCTGCGGCGTACGTCCACATCGCCCGGCAGTTCTACAACCGGGTGTGCCAGCTGGGCCAGCAGGAGAGGGTGCACCTGCACGAGTACCACAGGAACCAGTGGACCTTCCACGCCAAAG GTCTGTGGTTTTACCTCCAGGGGCAGGATCGGCCATGCCTCACGCTAATTGGCTCCCCTAATTTTGGTTACCGCTCGGTTCACCGTGACCTGGAGGCCCAGATCGCCATAGTAACGGAGAACGAGGAGCTGCAGAGCCAGCTGCAGGAG GAGCAGGAGATGTTGTACCAGCGCTCCACCGAGGTGTCCAGCGCCACGTTCGAGCGGCCGGACCGCCACGTCAGGCTGTGGGTGAAACTGGTCACGCCCCTCATCAAGAATTTCTTCTGA
- the LOC118287879 gene encoding cytohesin-1 isoform X1: MGTVSELCASSFQAFLCPTVRPAAATVPDDLSPEERQELESIRRRKQELLQDIQRLKDEITEVTNEIENLGLTEERKSMQRNKQMAMGRKKFNMDPKKGIRFLVDSSLLKNTSDDIAQFLYKGEGLNKTAIGDYLGERDDFNIEVLHAFLDLHEFTDLNLVQALRQFLWSFRLPGEAQKIDRMMEAFAQRYCHCNPGVFQSTDTCYVLSFAVIMLNTSLHNPNVKDKPPVQRFTAMNRGINDGGDLPEELLRNLYDSIKNEPFKIPEDDGNDLTHTFFNPDREGWLLKLGGRVKTWKRRWFILTDNCLYYFEYTTDKEPRGIIPLENLSIREVEESKKPNCFELFIPNHRDQVIKACKTEADGRVVEGNHTFYRISAPTAEEKDEWINSIKAAISKDPFYEMLAARKKKVSTLKGL; the protein is encoded by the exons ATGGGGACGGTCAGTGAGCTGTGTGCCTCCAGCTTCCAGGCTTTCCTCTGTCCCACTGTGCGACCTGCTGCAGCCACAG tGCCTGATGACCTCAGtccagaggagagacaggagctgGAGAGCATCCGCCGCAGAAAacaagagctgctgcaggacattCAA AGACTGAAGGATGAGATAACAGAGGTGACCAATGAGATCGAAAACCTGGGCCTGACTGAAGAGAG GAAAAGCATGCAGAGGAATAAACAGATGGCCATGGGCCGGAAGAAGTTCAACATGGACCCCAAGAAG GGGATCCGTTTCTTGGTGGACAGCTCGCTGCTGAAGAACACCAGTGATGACATCGCCCAGTTTCTCTACAAGGGCGAGGGGCTGAACAAGACGGCCATCGGCGACTACCTCGGCGAGAG AGATGACTTCAACATCGAGGTTCTGCACGCCTTCCTGGACCTACACGAGTTCACCGACCTGAACCTGGTCCAGGCTCTCAGGCAGTTCCTGTGGAGCTTCCGGCTGCCGGGCGAGGCCCAAAAGATCGACCGCATGATGGAGGCGTTCGCCCAGCGATACTGTCACTGTAACCCCGGAGTGTTCCAGAGCACAG ATACCTGTTACGTGTTGTCGTTCGCCGTGATCATGTTGAACACCAGCCTGCACAACCCCAACGTGAAGGACAAACCCCCGGTTCAGAGATTCACTGCGATGAACCGAGGGATCAACGACGGAGGAGACCTGCCAGAGGAGCTGCTCAGG AACCTGTACGACAGCATCAAGAACGAACCCTTCAAGATCCCGGAGGACGACGGGAAcgacctcacacacaccttcttcAACCCCGACAGAGAAGGATGGCTCCTCAAACTGG GTGGACGAGTCAAGACGTGGAAGAGACGCTGGTTCATCCTCACAGATAACTGCCTCTACTACTTTGAATACACCACA GATAAGGAACCCAGAGGAATTATTCCACTTGAAAATCTGAGCATCAGAGAAGTCGAGGAATCCAAGAAACCG AACTGCTTCGAGCTCTTCATCCCCAACCACAGAGATCAGGTGATCAAGGCCTGTAAGACGGAGGCGGACGGCCGCGTCGTCGAGGGGAACCACACCTTCTACCGAATCTCCGCCCCGACCGCCGAGGAGAAGGACGAGTGGATCAACAGCATCAA AGCTGCCATCAGCAAGGACCCGTTCTACGAGATGCTGGCCGCTCGGAAGAAGAAGGTCTCCACTCTGAAGGGGCTGTAG
- the LOC118287879 gene encoding cytohesin-1 isoform X2, with amino-acid sequence MFDGCSVRSEPRLLTRCRLQEDVPDDLSPEERQELESIRRRKQELLQDIQRLKDEITEVTNEIENLGLTEERKSMQRNKQMAMGRKKFNMDPKKGIRFLVDSSLLKNTSDDIAQFLYKGEGLNKTAIGDYLGERDDFNIEVLHAFLDLHEFTDLNLVQALRQFLWSFRLPGEAQKIDRMMEAFAQRYCHCNPGVFQSTDTCYVLSFAVIMLNTSLHNPNVKDKPPVQRFTAMNRGINDGGDLPEELLRNLYDSIKNEPFKIPEDDGNDLTHTFFNPDREGWLLKLGGGRVKTWKRRWFILTDNCLYYFEYTTDKEPRGIIPLENLSIREVEESKKPNCFELFIPNHRDQVIKACKTEADGRVVEGNHTFYRISAPTAEEKDEWINSIKAAISKDPFYEMLAARKKKVSTLKGL; translated from the exons ATGTTCGACGGATGTTCAGTCCGGTCCGAGCCGCGACTTCTGACCCGGTGTCGGCTGCAGGAGGACG tGCCTGATGACCTCAGtccagaggagagacaggagctgGAGAGCATCCGCCGCAGAAAacaagagctgctgcaggacattCAA AGACTGAAGGATGAGATAACAGAGGTGACCAATGAGATCGAAAACCTGGGCCTGACTGAAGAGAG GAAAAGCATGCAGAGGAATAAACAGATGGCCATGGGCCGGAAGAAGTTCAACATGGACCCCAAGAAG GGGATCCGTTTCTTGGTGGACAGCTCGCTGCTGAAGAACACCAGTGATGACATCGCCCAGTTTCTCTACAAGGGCGAGGGGCTGAACAAGACGGCCATCGGCGACTACCTCGGCGAGAG AGATGACTTCAACATCGAGGTTCTGCACGCCTTCCTGGACCTACACGAGTTCACCGACCTGAACCTGGTCCAGGCTCTCAGGCAGTTCCTGTGGAGCTTCCGGCTGCCGGGCGAGGCCCAAAAGATCGACCGCATGATGGAGGCGTTCGCCCAGCGATACTGTCACTGTAACCCCGGAGTGTTCCAGAGCACAG ATACCTGTTACGTGTTGTCGTTCGCCGTGATCATGTTGAACACCAGCCTGCACAACCCCAACGTGAAGGACAAACCCCCGGTTCAGAGATTCACTGCGATGAACCGAGGGATCAACGACGGAGGAGACCTGCCAGAGGAGCTGCTCAGG AACCTGTACGACAGCATCAAGAACGAACCCTTCAAGATCCCGGAGGACGACGGGAAcgacctcacacacaccttcttcAACCCCGACAGAGAAGGATGGCTCCTCAAACTGGG AGGTGGACGAGTCAAGACGTGGAAGAGACGCTGGTTCATCCTCACAGATAACTGCCTCTACTACTTTGAATACACCACA GATAAGGAACCCAGAGGAATTATTCCACTTGAAAATCTGAGCATCAGAGAAGTCGAGGAATCCAAGAAACCG AACTGCTTCGAGCTCTTCATCCCCAACCACAGAGATCAGGTGATCAAGGCCTGTAAGACGGAGGCGGACGGCCGCGTCGTCGAGGGGAACCACACCTTCTACCGAATCTCCGCCCCGACCGCCGAGGAGAAGGACGAGTGGATCAACAGCATCAA AGCTGCCATCAGCAAGGACCCGTTCTACGAGATGCTGGCCGCTCGGAAGAAGAAGGTCTCCACTCTGAAGGGGCTGTAG
- the LOC118287879 gene encoding cytohesin-1 isoform X4: protein MCRSVRRGRNRQPRIMSFSADAEIKASLERLKDEITEVTNEIENLGLTEERKSMQRNKQMAMGRKKFNMDPKKGIRFLVDSSLLKNTSDDIAQFLYKGEGLNKTAIGDYLGERDDFNIEVLHAFLDLHEFTDLNLVQALRQFLWSFRLPGEAQKIDRMMEAFAQRYCHCNPGVFQSTDTCYVLSFAVIMLNTSLHNPNVKDKPPVQRFTAMNRGINDGGDLPEELLRNLYDSIKNEPFKIPEDDGNDLTHTFFNPDREGWLLKLGGGRVKTWKRRWFILTDNCLYYFEYTTDKEPRGIIPLENLSIREVEESKKPNCFELFIPNHRDQVIKACKTEADGRVVEGNHTFYRISAPTAEEKDEWINSIKAAISKDPFYEMLAARKKKVSTLKGL from the exons ATGTGTCGGTCAGTCAGACGTGGCCGGAACAGACAACCGCGCATAATGAGTTTTTCCGCCGATGCCGAGATCAAAGCCTCTCTGGAG AGACTGAAGGATGAGATAACAGAGGTGACCAATGAGATCGAAAACCTGGGCCTGACTGAAGAGAG GAAAAGCATGCAGAGGAATAAACAGATGGCCATGGGCCGGAAGAAGTTCAACATGGACCCCAAGAAG GGGATCCGTTTCTTGGTGGACAGCTCGCTGCTGAAGAACACCAGTGATGACATCGCCCAGTTTCTCTACAAGGGCGAGGGGCTGAACAAGACGGCCATCGGCGACTACCTCGGCGAGAG AGATGACTTCAACATCGAGGTTCTGCACGCCTTCCTGGACCTACACGAGTTCACCGACCTGAACCTGGTCCAGGCTCTCAGGCAGTTCCTGTGGAGCTTCCGGCTGCCGGGCGAGGCCCAAAAGATCGACCGCATGATGGAGGCGTTCGCCCAGCGATACTGTCACTGTAACCCCGGAGTGTTCCAGAGCACAG ATACCTGTTACGTGTTGTCGTTCGCCGTGATCATGTTGAACACCAGCCTGCACAACCCCAACGTGAAGGACAAACCCCCGGTTCAGAGATTCACTGCGATGAACCGAGGGATCAACGACGGAGGAGACCTGCCAGAGGAGCTGCTCAGG AACCTGTACGACAGCATCAAGAACGAACCCTTCAAGATCCCGGAGGACGACGGGAAcgacctcacacacaccttcttcAACCCCGACAGAGAAGGATGGCTCCTCAAACTGGG AGGTGGACGAGTCAAGACGTGGAAGAGACGCTGGTTCATCCTCACAGATAACTGCCTCTACTACTTTGAATACACCACA GATAAGGAACCCAGAGGAATTATTCCACTTGAAAATCTGAGCATCAGAGAAGTCGAGGAATCCAAGAAACCG AACTGCTTCGAGCTCTTCATCCCCAACCACAGAGATCAGGTGATCAAGGCCTGTAAGACGGAGGCGGACGGCCGCGTCGTCGAGGGGAACCACACCTTCTACCGAATCTCCGCCCCGACCGCCGAGGAGAAGGACGAGTGGATCAACAGCATCAA AGCTGCCATCAGCAAGGACCCGTTCTACGAGATGCTGGCCGCTCGGAAGAAGAAGGTCTCCACTCTGAAGGGGCTGTAG
- the LOC118287879 gene encoding cytohesin-1 isoform X3: MVLKSEDGVVPDDLSPEERQELESIRRRKQELLQDIQRLKDEITEVTNEIENLGLTEERKSMQRNKQMAMGRKKFNMDPKKGIRFLVDSSLLKNTSDDIAQFLYKGEGLNKTAIGDYLGERDDFNIEVLHAFLDLHEFTDLNLVQALRQFLWSFRLPGEAQKIDRMMEAFAQRYCHCNPGVFQSTDTCYVLSFAVIMLNTSLHNPNVKDKPPVQRFTAMNRGINDGGDLPEELLRNLYDSIKNEPFKIPEDDGNDLTHTFFNPDREGWLLKLGGRVKTWKRRWFILTDNCLYYFEYTTDKEPRGIIPLENLSIREVEESKKPNCFELFIPNHRDQVIKACKTEADGRVVEGNHTFYRISAPTAEEKDEWINSIKAAISKDPFYEMLAARKKKVSTLKGL; this comes from the exons ATGGTGTTGAAGTCTGAAGACGGAGTCG tGCCTGATGACCTCAGtccagaggagagacaggagctgGAGAGCATCCGCCGCAGAAAacaagagctgctgcaggacattCAA AGACTGAAGGATGAGATAACAGAGGTGACCAATGAGATCGAAAACCTGGGCCTGACTGAAGAGAG GAAAAGCATGCAGAGGAATAAACAGATGGCCATGGGCCGGAAGAAGTTCAACATGGACCCCAAGAAG GGGATCCGTTTCTTGGTGGACAGCTCGCTGCTGAAGAACACCAGTGATGACATCGCCCAGTTTCTCTACAAGGGCGAGGGGCTGAACAAGACGGCCATCGGCGACTACCTCGGCGAGAG AGATGACTTCAACATCGAGGTTCTGCACGCCTTCCTGGACCTACACGAGTTCACCGACCTGAACCTGGTCCAGGCTCTCAGGCAGTTCCTGTGGAGCTTCCGGCTGCCGGGCGAGGCCCAAAAGATCGACCGCATGATGGAGGCGTTCGCCCAGCGATACTGTCACTGTAACCCCGGAGTGTTCCAGAGCACAG ATACCTGTTACGTGTTGTCGTTCGCCGTGATCATGTTGAACACCAGCCTGCACAACCCCAACGTGAAGGACAAACCCCCGGTTCAGAGATTCACTGCGATGAACCGAGGGATCAACGACGGAGGAGACCTGCCAGAGGAGCTGCTCAGG AACCTGTACGACAGCATCAAGAACGAACCCTTCAAGATCCCGGAGGACGACGGGAAcgacctcacacacaccttcttcAACCCCGACAGAGAAGGATGGCTCCTCAAACTGG GTGGACGAGTCAAGACGTGGAAGAGACGCTGGTTCATCCTCACAGATAACTGCCTCTACTACTTTGAATACACCACA GATAAGGAACCCAGAGGAATTATTCCACTTGAAAATCTGAGCATCAGAGAAGTCGAGGAATCCAAGAAACCG AACTGCTTCGAGCTCTTCATCCCCAACCACAGAGATCAGGTGATCAAGGCCTGTAAGACGGAGGCGGACGGCCGCGTCGTCGAGGGGAACCACACCTTCTACCGAATCTCCGCCCCGACCGCCGAGGAGAAGGACGAGTGGATCAACAGCATCAA AGCTGCCATCAGCAAGGACCCGTTCTACGAGATGCTGGCCGCTCGGAAGAAGAAGGTCTCCACTCTGAAGGGGCTGTAG
- the LOC118287879 gene encoding cytohesin-1 isoform X5: MQRNKQMAMGRKKFNMDPKKGIRFLVDSSLLKNTSDDIAQFLYKGEGLNKTAIGDYLGERDDFNIEVLHAFLDLHEFTDLNLVQALRQFLWSFRLPGEAQKIDRMMEAFAQRYCHCNPGVFQSTDTCYVLSFAVIMLNTSLHNPNVKDKPPVQRFTAMNRGINDGGDLPEELLRNLYDSIKNEPFKIPEDDGNDLTHTFFNPDREGWLLKLGGGRVKTWKRRWFILTDNCLYYFEYTTDKEPRGIIPLENLSIREVEESKKPNCFELFIPNHRDQVIKACKTEADGRVVEGNHTFYRISAPTAEEKDEWINSIKAAISKDPFYEMLAARKKKVSTLKGL, encoded by the exons ATGCAGAGGAATAAACAGATGGCCATGGGCCGGAAGAAGTTCAACATGGACCCCAAGAAG GGGATCCGTTTCTTGGTGGACAGCTCGCTGCTGAAGAACACCAGTGATGACATCGCCCAGTTTCTCTACAAGGGCGAGGGGCTGAACAAGACGGCCATCGGCGACTACCTCGGCGAGAG AGATGACTTCAACATCGAGGTTCTGCACGCCTTCCTGGACCTACACGAGTTCACCGACCTGAACCTGGTCCAGGCTCTCAGGCAGTTCCTGTGGAGCTTCCGGCTGCCGGGCGAGGCCCAAAAGATCGACCGCATGATGGAGGCGTTCGCCCAGCGATACTGTCACTGTAACCCCGGAGTGTTCCAGAGCACAG ATACCTGTTACGTGTTGTCGTTCGCCGTGATCATGTTGAACACCAGCCTGCACAACCCCAACGTGAAGGACAAACCCCCGGTTCAGAGATTCACTGCGATGAACCGAGGGATCAACGACGGAGGAGACCTGCCAGAGGAGCTGCTCAGG AACCTGTACGACAGCATCAAGAACGAACCCTTCAAGATCCCGGAGGACGACGGGAAcgacctcacacacaccttcttcAACCCCGACAGAGAAGGATGGCTCCTCAAACTGGG AGGTGGACGAGTCAAGACGTGGAAGAGACGCTGGTTCATCCTCACAGATAACTGCCTCTACTACTTTGAATACACCACA GATAAGGAACCCAGAGGAATTATTCCACTTGAAAATCTGAGCATCAGAGAAGTCGAGGAATCCAAGAAACCG AACTGCTTCGAGCTCTTCATCCCCAACCACAGAGATCAGGTGATCAAGGCCTGTAAGACGGAGGCGGACGGCCGCGTCGTCGAGGGGAACCACACCTTCTACCGAATCTCCGCCCCGACCGCCGAGGAGAAGGACGAGTGGATCAACAGCATCAA AGCTGCCATCAGCAAGGACCCGTTCTACGAGATGCTGGCCGCTCGGAAGAAGAAGGTCTCCACTCTGAAGGGGCTGTAG